Proteins from a single region of bacterium:
- a CDS encoding ACP S-malonyltransferase: MDKIKKFSVVFPGQASQYIGMGKDIIESIPACADIIKKGEDITSLPLLEKIMNGPMEDLTRTLLCQPAVFAINMVCWYALINREVFPVSVAGHSLGEYSALVASKTISIEEGFYLVKRRAEIMDEISLQVEGTLMAIIGLPLKEVESILSDFNGISIANINSSTQIVVGGKKKDIEELNIFLKTKRIKGVILNVSGPFHTPFMKEASSLLAKEITKITFKNPEIPVYLNFSGKMTKDSAEIKEGLIHQVYSPVRWVTIIENMSKENDIVFVEVGPKTVLKRLIENIIPGAVVFNVEDIPSLENTLKGLTV; this comes from the coding sequence TTCTCTGTTGTCTTTCCTGGGCAGGCATCGCAATATATAGGGATGGGAAAAGACATTATAGAATCTATTCCTGCCTGTGCAGATATTATTAAAAAAGGAGAAGATATAACATCACTACCTCTTCTGGAAAAAATTATGAATGGACCTATGGAAGACCTAACAAGAACTTTGCTATGTCAACCAGCAGTTTTTGCTATAAATATGGTCTGCTGGTATGCACTTATAAACAGAGAAGTTTTTCCTGTTAGTGTAGCAGGACATAGTTTAGGAGAATATTCTGCACTTGTAGCTTCAAAAACCATCAGTATAGAAGAGGGGTTTTATCTTGTAAAGCGAAGAGCAGAGATTATGGATGAAATATCATTGCAAGTGGAAGGAACGCTTATGGCAATTATAGGTTTACCTTTAAAAGAGGTAGAATCCATTTTGAGTGATTTTAATGGAATTAGTATAGCTAATATAAACTCATCAACACAGATTGTTGTAGGAGGTAAGAAAAAAGACATTGAGGAACTCAATATCTTTTTAAAAACAAAAAGAATTAAAGGAGTTATATTGAATGTAAGTGGCCCATTTCATACACCATTTATGAAAGAGGCATCTTCCTTACTTGCAAAAGAGATTACAAAGATAACATTTAAAAATCCTGAAATTCCTGTTTATCTAAATTTTTCGGGTAAAATGACAAAAGATAGTGCCGAAATAAAAGAAGGACTGATACATCAGGTCTATTCTCCCGTTAGATGGGTTACTATTATTGAAAATATGAGTAAAGAGAACGATATTGTTTTTGTTGAGGTAGGACCCAAGACAGTTCTAAAAAGATTAATAGAAAATATTATTCCTGGTGCAGTAGTATTCAATGTTGAAGATATACCATCACTGGAAAATACACTGAAAGGTCTAACTGTTTGA
- the fabG gene encoding 3-oxoacyl-[acyl-carrier-protein] reductase, with protein sequence MFQDKVAVITGAFGGIGRALAIKLGEQGAKIALWDIFIDNSLEKILTDKSIQFLSSKIDITKKDDVQNSADKIIERWGKIDILINNAGITKDNLILRMTEEEWDSVIEINLKGAFICSKIIGKFMFSQKTGSIVNVASIIGQIGNIGQANYSASKGALISFTKTCAKEFARFGVRVNAVAPGYIITKMTEQLPEKIKTKMLEMIPLGRFGTPEEVADLILFLSSNKANYITGQVFRIDGGMVM encoded by the coding sequence ATGTTCCAAGATAAAGTTGCTGTCATTACAGGCGCTTTTGGTGGTATAGGAAGGGCTCTTGCAATAAAGTTGGGTGAGCAAGGAGCTAAGATCGCTCTCTGGGATATCTTTATAGACAATTCTCTTGAAAAGATACTTACAGATAAAAGTATACAATTCCTCTCATCAAAGATTGATATAACTAAAAAAGATGATGTGCAAAACAGCGCAGATAAAATTATTGAAAGATGGGGGAAAATAGACATTCTTATAAATAATGCAGGTATTACTAAAGATAACCTGATACTTCGTATGACAGAAGAAGAATGGGATAGTGTTATTGAAATAAACTTGAAAGGTGCTTTTATATGCAGTAAAATAATAGGAAAATTTATGTTTTCTCAGAAGACAGGAAGTATTGTAAATGTTGCTTCTATAATAGGACAGATAGGAAATATAGGACAGGCGAATTATTCTGCATCAAAAGGTGCTTTGATTTCTTTTACAAAAACCTGTGCAAAAGAATTTGCAAGGTTTGGAGTGAGAGTAAATGCAGTTGCTCCAGGATATATAATAACTAAGATGACAGAGCAACTTCCAGAAAAAATAAAAACAAAAATGCTTGAAATGATACCATTGGGTAGATTTGGAACCCCAGAGGAAGTTGCCGACCTGATTCTTTTCTTATCTTCTAATAAGGCAAACTATATCACGGGTCAGGTCTTCAGAATAGATGGTGGGATGGTGATGTAA
- a CDS encoding acyl carrier protein, producing MERSEIFEKVRGIISEKLGISAGEIVENASFIDDLGADSLDTVELVMELEEKFGIDIPDEDAEKIRTVKDAVDYIEKNKK from the coding sequence ATGGAAAGAAGTGAGATTTTTGAAAAAGTAAGAGGGATAATATCAGAGAAGTTAGGAATCAGTGCTGGAGAAATCGTAGAAAATGCTTCTTTCATTGATGACCTTGGTGCTGATTCACTTGACACAGTAGAACTTGTAATGGAATTGGAAGAGAAATTTGGCATAGATATACCTGATGAAGATGCAGAAAAGATAAGAACAGTTAAAGATGCTGTGGACTATATTGAAAAAAATAAAAAATGA
- the fabF gene encoding beta-ketoacyl-ACP synthase II, translated as MKRVVITGIGLVTPVGNDVKTSWENLKAGKNGIGLISGFDTTEYPTKIGAEIKNFSVDGVHPKNLRRMDKFVQFALKATIEAVQDSGIVFSEEEKERTGVIIGAGVGGLKVIEEQEEVLLKNGPSRISPFLIPMLIPDIAAGQVAIHFGLKGVNFATVSACASGAHALGIALNLLRSGVTDIIIAGGTESAITPLGLAGFCSMKALSTRNENPEKASRPFDKERDGFVMGEGAGIVVLETMEHALARNAPKIYAEFIGAGMSCDAYHITAPDPEGKGAFLSMKYALENSGIKPEEVDYINAHGTSTPLNDKSETSAIKMLFGKRAYEIPVSSIKSMIGHLLGASGAVEFIASVLTIKEGIIPPTINYEFPDPECDLNYVPNKSIEKDVNIALSNSFGFGGHNITLVIKKI; from the coding sequence ATGAAAAGAGTTGTTATAACAGGAATAGGGTTAGTTACCCCGGTTGGAAATGATGTAAAAACATCATGGGAAAATCTAAAAGCAGGGAAAAATGGAATAGGACTTATAAGTGGTTTTGATACCACTGAGTACCCCACAAAGATAGGTGCTGAAATTAAAAACTTTTCTGTTGATGGAGTCCATCCCAAAAACCTGCGAAGAATGGATAAATTTGTTCAGTTTGCACTTAAAGCAACTATCGAAGCAGTGCAGGATAGTGGAATTGTCTTTTCCGAAGAAGAAAAGGAAAGAACAGGGGTGATTATAGGAGCAGGAGTAGGGGGATTAAAAGTTATAGAAGAACAAGAAGAAGTTTTATTAAAAAATGGGCCTTCTCGGATTTCCCCTTTTCTTATACCTATGCTTATTCCTGATATAGCAGCAGGACAGGTTGCAATACATTTTGGATTAAAAGGAGTTAATTTTGCTACTGTAAGTGCTTGTGCCTCTGGTGCTCATGCACTGGGAATTGCACTTAATCTTTTAAGAAGCGGTGTAACGGACATTATAATTGCAGGCGGAACAGAATCAGCCATTACACCATTAGGACTTGCAGGTTTTTGCTCTATGAAAGCTCTTTCCACTCGTAATGAAAACCCGGAAAAGGCATCCAGACCATTTGATAAAGAGAGAGATGGATTTGTAATGGGTGAAGGAGCAGGTATTGTTGTTCTGGAAACAATGGAACATGCCCTCGCAAGAAATGCCCCCAAAATTTATGCTGAATTTATAGGTGCTGGAATGAGTTGTGATGCTTATCATATAACTGCTCCAGACCCTGAAGGGAAAGGGGCTTTTCTATCTATGAAGTATGCCCTTGAAAATTCAGGGATAAAACCAGAAGAAGTGGACTATATCAATGCACATGGAACTTCTACACCTCTAAATGATAAAAGTGAGACCTCTGCAATAAAAATGCTTTTTGGTAAAAGAGCTTATGAAATACCTGTAAGTTCAATTAAATCAATGATAGGACATCTTTTAGGTGCCTCAGGAGCAGTTGAATTTATCGCCTCTGTCCTCACAATAAAAGAAGGTATTATCCCTCCCACAATAAACTATGAATTCCCTGACCCTGAATGTGATTTAAACTATGTTCCCAATAAATCTATTGAAAAAGATGTCAACATAGCTTTATCTAATTCATTTGGCTTTGGAGGACACAATATAACACTTGTTATTAAAAAGATTTAA
- a CDS encoding acyl-CoA dehydrogenase family protein, with the protein MDYFLTEEQKMIKEIARRIAEEKILPVRAEYDEKEQFPWDVVKTLAEADLFGVYIPEEYGGMGFGVFELCLVIEELSRICGGIALAYAGTALGTFPILLFGNEAQKKKYLPPIAKGEKIAAFGVTESEAGSDITTLSTTAKKEGDFYILNGTKQWITNGGEAETYVVIAATDKTKGPRGLSAFIVEKGMEGFTFGKKENKLGIRASATRELVFENCKVPADNLLGKEGMGFIITLKNFDASRPGVAAQALGIAQGAFEASVEYAKQRKQFGQTIISFQAVQHILADMATQIEAARALIYQTARTIDAGNKDYSGYSAMCKLFASDVAMKVTTDAIQIFGGYGYMKEYPVEKMFRDAKITQIYEGTNQMQRNFIANDIIKKSKVKS; encoded by the coding sequence ATGGACTATTTTCTCACAGAAGAACAGAAGATGATAAAGGAAATTGCCAGAAGGATAGCAGAAGAAAAAATTCTACCTGTCAGAGCTGAATATGATGAAAAAGAACAGTTTCCATGGGATGTAGTTAAAACACTTGCTGAAGCAGACCTTTTTGGTGTTTATATTCCTGAAGAATATGGTGGTATGGGATTTGGAGTATTTGAACTATGTCTTGTAATAGAAGAGTTAAGTAGAATATGTGGAGGAATTGCTCTTGCATATGCAGGCACAGCATTAGGAACATTTCCCATACTTCTTTTTGGCAATGAAGCACAGAAAAAAAAGTATTTACCTCCTATTGCAAAAGGAGAAAAGATTGCTGCCTTCGGTGTTACTGAATCCGAAGCAGGTAGTGATATAACCACCCTCTCTACGACAGCAAAGAAAGAAGGTGATTTCTATATACTTAATGGTACAAAACAATGGATTACCAATGGCGGAGAAGCAGAGACATATGTTGTAATAGCCGCGACAGATAAAACAAAAGGTCCTCGTGGTTTGAGTGCTTTTATAGTTGAAAAAGGTATGGAAGGATTTACTTTTGGAAAGAAAGAAAATAAATTAGGTATACGTGCATCTGCTACAAGAGAACTTGTTTTTGAGAATTGCAAAGTCCCTGCTGATAATTTACTTGGAAAGGAAGGCATGGGGTTTATTATTACTCTAAAAAATTTTGACGCAAGCAGACCAGGTGTTGCTGCTCAAGCACTTGGAATAGCACAAGGGGCATTTGAAGCATCCGTTGAGTATGCTAAACAGAGGAAACAATTCGGACAGACAATCATTTCTTTCCAGGCAGTTCAACATATACTCGCGGATATGGCAACACAGATAGAAGCAGCGAGGGCACTAATTTATCAAACTGCGAGAACTATTGATGCAGGAAATAAGGATTATTCTGGATATTCAGCAATGTGTAAATTATTTGCCTCTGATGTAGCAATGAAGGTAACAACAGATGCTATACAGATATTTGGTGGTTATGGATATATGAAAGAATATCCTGTAGAAAAGATGTTCCGTGATGCAAAAATAACACAGATATATGAAGGTACAAACCAGATGCAGAGAAATTTTATAGCCAACGATATAATAAAGAAATCAAAAGTCAAAAGTTAA